The following coding sequences lie in one Flavobacterium cyclinae genomic window:
- a CDS encoding choice-of-anchor D domain-containing protein, whose translation MKLKLFIVVLFTSVMSWGQAVLPVTRTLWNSTPTGWTDTPLLSYLTTFACSGNNGARFDTTGNLKIVNFDSAPDQLSFVVKSNTAASTSVLLVEESADGISYSTVVSLTGTAGLPTTCTTRGPYTLQATTRYVRWTFTKGSSNLTMDDVSITKAVATDEVNWCNVQSPANGTITQGGTFNVYAQAYEPGVTEAAGIGTGIQGWIGYSTANTDPSTAGWTWVAASFNTQVGNNDELVADIGSALAPGTYYYASRFQLNGGPYRYGGYNGGFWDGSSNVNGVLTVNPSVVDWCNVQWPASGSITEGGTYTVYAQVYESGVTDPAGQGAGIQGWIGYSTANTDPSSGGWTWVAASFNAQSGNNDEYQAEIGSLLSGGTYYYASRFQLGSGAYRYGGFNGGFWDGTSNINGVLTVSAPEINVQGNSITIVDGDATPSLTDDTNFGSATVSTNIVKTYTIQNTGTSNLTVSNITLATGSVFTIGGITLPTTITAGSSTTFTVTFNSATAATFNDVVTISNNDSNESSYDFAITAEATSPVVNCGDLFISEYIEGSSNNKAIEIYNPTAAPINLSSYDIAYYTNGNPTASGNVALTGTILAYGTHVVSNSSANASILAIANQTSGGLTFTGDDAIALRKSGAVIDVIGQIGTDPGTEWGTGLQSTADNTLVRNFAIQIGDANGADAFNPASEWTGYATDYISDLGVHSNSCAPAAPEINVQGNSVTILDGDTTPIVGDDTNFGSADIAGGIIVKTFTIQNLGTATLNIGTITIGGANAADFTVTSAPSATVAAGASTTFQVTFDPSAVGTRNATISIVNDDSNENPYDFAITGNGFATPSIVLSSSNPAVTASNITQGTTNNVVYAFNLAVTNANATLNNVVFNTSGTYAASNITNFKLWYSADATFNSASDTNLDSETLTLGPGSHTFTGFTQLINDATTGYFFITTDVPCTGTASNTIVVDAITTADLTFVSGNKSGTAYANDAHTIQSAIPNNVTGAVTSVCENGTATVSWTAPAGCSDNVLVFATDGTFTTAIPSGNGGAYTDNSVFGSGTAFDGGFTVYKGTGTSVTITGLTNGTTYYFKIFTRNDLNWSNGVEVSCTPTLAYCTSGATSNLDSEIENVTLVGYSTSISNNTTNACTTGVNNYTVMSADLQVGGSYTVSVEFGDCNDGTQYDGAGGVWIDWNNDGDFLDANETIGTVLVAVSGGNVIENFTINVPGGQPVGNYRMRIVQIEGGSLGTISPCGTFTYGSTEDYTIEVVNTCIPTHTVTTFTPTSGPVGTEVTINGTGLTGATVTFSGVNATIVSNTGTQIVAIIPAGATTGMLSVKDTQPCNIDNAYTIITQDVTSCEGVSTTDLIIYELHDEQSGDGGFITLYNGTATTVNLADYSIYRAGDYGGAMSSYAILSGTIAPGALGVITVDAASCGTATNGDLTAGFNENDQIQLRNAAGTIVIDDVHAYITGPGYYMVRNAGALSARATYVAADWSTTPLVAGQCIPSAGLVPPVSVAPTVNTQPSYTPSCASTSATLTTSGSEGFVGSNPLAYQWFYAAPGSATWTAVVDGGIYSGATTASLSISDISGVINYQYYCQIRENSVTCYSATNAVKITDTNATTWNGTDWSNGIPDATKFATINGNYDTALHGSFECCSLLVNATYTLDIQANNYVEVTNDITNNGTLNVMNNGSLVQINDLGVNTGNISYRRATTGVPLDYVYWSSPVDGVNTPNGYIYTWNPDVLNPNGGQGNWVAATNTLMQPAVGYIMRGVLSRNFIGVPRNGVYTPTIKRGSDIGAGSVGPNGVMRLDTDDNWNLLGNPYPSAISIGSFLAANTELDGFVRLWTHGTLPSTAIADPFYDNFVSNYTASDYIAINGSGATSGSGTLSVIGGGQSFFVLMNSGTATTSTALFNNAMRDKGYSNSQFYRSENNVSHNTVGGDVERHRIWLDLVTPSQTIRTLVAYVEGATQEKDRMFDATTGYKSAQNFYSLIDENNIMTIQGRALPFDTEDKVPLGFKTNVSGDYTLALAEVDGLFSANQNIYIEDKDLGVIHDLKIAPYNFIANDGIHNSRFVLRYTNETLSNEDFELNSNVLITASNTISIHALKDTIQSVHVHNVLGQDLLVQREINARTFEISSLQKNTVPLIVQVTLSNGVVVTKKIIY comes from the coding sequence ATGAAATTAAAATTATTTATTGTTGTATTATTTACCTCAGTTATGAGTTGGGGGCAGGCTGTTTTGCCTGTAACAAGAACTTTATGGAATTCTACACCAACTGGATGGACAGATACGCCTTTATTGTCTTATCTAACAACTTTTGCTTGTTCAGGTAATAATGGTGCAAGATTTGACACTACTGGAAATTTAAAAATTGTTAATTTTGATTCAGCTCCAGATCAATTAAGTTTTGTAGTTAAATCTAATACTGCTGCATCGACTTCTGTTTTATTAGTTGAAGAGTCTGCAGATGGTATTAGCTATAGTACTGTTGTTAGTTTAACCGGAACAGCAGGGCTTCCAACAACTTGTACAACTAGAGGACCTTATACATTGCAAGCAACTACTAGATATGTGCGATGGACTTTCACAAAAGGGTCTTCTAACTTAACAATGGATGATGTAAGTATTACAAAAGCTGTTGCTACTGACGAAGTTAATTGGTGTAATGTTCAATCACCAGCAAATGGTACTATTACGCAAGGTGGGACATTTAATGTGTATGCTCAAGCATATGAGCCAGGTGTTACTGAAGCAGCTGGAATAGGAACAGGAATACAAGGATGGATAGGATATAGCACTGCTAACACAGACCCAAGTACAGCAGGTTGGACATGGGTTGCTGCAAGTTTTAATACACAAGTAGGTAATAATGATGAATTAGTGGCAGATATAGGTTCAGCTCTTGCGCCAGGTACTTACTATTATGCTTCTCGTTTTCAATTAAATGGAGGGCCATATAGATACGGAGGATATAATGGAGGATTCTGGGATGGTAGTTCTAATGTAAACGGAGTTTTAACAGTTAATCCATCTGTTGTTGATTGGTGTAATGTACAATGGCCTGCTAGCGGTTCAATAACGGAAGGAGGTACTTATACAGTGTATGCACAAGTTTATGAATCTGGGGTCACTGATCCTGCAGGTCAAGGAGCTGGAATTCAAGGTTGGATAGGGTATAGTACAGCAAACACAGACCCAAGCTCTGGAGGCTGGACATGGGTTGCTGCAAGTTTTAATGCACAATCAGGAAATAATGATGAGTATCAAGCAGAAATAGGTTCACTATTATCTGGTGGTACCTATTATTATGCTTCTCGTTTCCAATTAGGAAGTGGGGCTTATAGATATGGAGGATTTAATGGAGGATTTTGGGATGGTACTTCAAATATAAATGGAGTTTTAACTGTTTCTGCACCAGAAATTAATGTACAAGGAAATAGTATTACTATTGTTGATGGTGATGCAACACCTTCTTTAACTGATGATACTAATTTTGGAAGTGCAACCGTATCTACTAATATTGTAAAGACATATACAATTCAAAACACGGGAACATCAAACTTAACCGTTTCAAATATTACTTTAGCAACTGGTTCAGTATTTACTATAGGTGGAATTACATTACCAACAACAATTACTGCCGGAAGTTCAACAACATTTACGGTGACTTTCAATAGCGCAACTGCGGCAACATTTAATGATGTGGTTACCATTTCAAATAATGATAGTAACGAATCAAGTTACGATTTTGCTATAACTGCAGAAGCAACATCACCTGTAGTAAATTGCGGGGATTTGTTTATTTCAGAATATATTGAAGGAAGTAGCAACAATAAAGCAATAGAAATTTATAACCCAACAGCCGCTCCAATTAATCTATCAAGTTATGATATAGCTTATTACACAAATGGAAATCCTACCGCTTCAGGCAATGTTGCATTAACGGGTACTATTTTGGCTTACGGAACTCATGTTGTTTCTAATTCTAGTGCAAATGCATCTATATTAGCTATTGCAAATCAAACTTCTGGGGGACTAACTTTTACAGGAGATGATGCTATTGCATTGAGAAAGTCTGGTGCGGTTATAGATGTTATTGGTCAAATAGGAACTGACCCAGGTACTGAATGGGGAACAGGTCTTCAATCTACAGCTGATAATACTTTAGTTAGAAATTTTGCTATTCAAATAGGTGATGCAAATGGAGCAGATGCTTTTAACCCTGCTTCAGAATGGACAGGTTATGCTACAGATTACATTTCTGACTTAGGGGTACACTCTAATTCATGTGCGCCTGCAGCTCCAGAAATTAATGTACAAGGAAACAGTGTTACTATTTTAGACGGAGACACTACACCAATTGTAGGCGATGACACTAATTTTGGATCAGCTGACATTGCAGGAGGTATTATTGTAAAAACATTTACCATTCAAAATTTAGGGACTGCAACATTAAATATTGGAACTATTACAATTGGAGGTGCTAATGCTGCTGATTTTACTGTAACTTCTGCTCCATCGGCAACTGTAGCGGCTGGTGCTTCAACAACTTTTCAAGTTACATTCGATCCTTCAGCTGTAGGGACAAGAAATGCAACTATTTCAATTGTTAATGATGATTCTAATGAAAATCCATACGATTTTGCTATCACAGGTAATGGATTTGCAACACCAAGTATTGTTTTAAGTTCATCTAATCCTGCAGTTACAGCTTCTAATATAACACAAGGAACTACTAATAATGTTGTGTATGCATTTAATTTAGCAGTAACAAATGCTAATGCTACTTTAAACAATGTAGTTTTTAATACTTCAGGTACATATGCAGCATCTAATATTACCAATTTCAAATTGTGGTATTCAGCTGATGCAACTTTTAACAGTGCCTCTGACACAAATCTAGATAGTGAAACACTAACTTTAGGTCCAGGTTCACATACATTTACAGGATTTACGCAATTAATAAATGATGCAACAACTGGATATTTCTTTATAACTACTGATGTTCCTTGTACTGGAACAGCCAGTAATACAATTGTTGTTGATGCAATTACTACGGCTGATTTAACCTTTGTTTCAGGAAATAAATCCGGAACTGCTTACGCAAATGATGCACATACAATTCAAAGTGCTATTCCAAATAATGTAACAGGAGCAGTTACATCGGTTTGTGAAAATGGTACAGCTACAGTTAGTTGGACAGCTCCAGCAGGTTGTAGTGACAATGTATTGGTTTTTGCTACAGATGGAACATTTACAACGGCAATTCCATCAGGAAATGGTGGGGCTTATACAGATAACTCCGTTTTTGGTTCAGGAACTGCTTTTGATGGTGGATTTACAGTTTATAAAGGAACAGGAACATCTGTTACTATAACAGGATTGACAAATGGAACAACCTATTATTTTAAAATATTTACTAGAAACGATTTAAATTGGAGTAATGGTGTTGAGGTTAGTTGTACACCAACTCTTGCTTATTGTACTTCTGGTGCAACATCAAATTTAGATTCAGAAATTGAAAACGTTACTTTAGTTGGATATTCTACTTCGATTTCAAATAATACAACAAACGCTTGTACAACAGGAGTAAACAACTACACCGTTATGAGTGCTGATTTACAAGTGGGAGGAAGTTATACCGTTTCAGTTGAATTTGGAGATTGTAATGATGGTACTCAATATGATGGGGCCGGAGGAGTTTGGATTGATTGGAATAACGATGGTGATTTTCTAGATGCCAATGAAACAATAGGAACAGTTCTTGTTGCGGTTTCTGGTGGTAATGTTATTGAAAACTTTACAATTAACGTTCCTGGAGGTCAACCTGTAGGAAATTATAGAATGAGAATTGTTCAAATAGAAGGAGGTTCTTTAGGTACAATTTCTCCTTGTGGAACATTTACTTATGGTTCAACAGAAGATTACACAATTGAAGTTGTTAATACTTGTATTCCAACACATACAGTTACAACATTTACGCCAACATCTGGTCCAGTAGGAACAGAAGTAACGATTAATGGAACTGGACTAACTGGCGCAACTGTAACTTTCTCTGGTGTTAATGCAACAATTGTTTCAAATACTGGAACTCAAATTGTAGCAATAATTCCTGCCGGTGCTACAACAGGAATGTTATCGGTAAAAGATACACAACCTTGTAATATTGATAATGCTTATACAATAATAACTCAAGATGTTACTTCATGTGAAGGAGTCTCAACAACTGATTTAATAATTTATGAATTACACGATGAGCAATCAGGTGATGGTGGGTTTATAACATTATATAATGGTACTGCAACAACGGTTAATTTAGCAGATTATAGCATTTATAGAGCTGGAGATTATGGCGGAGCTATGTCTAGCTATGCTATTTTATCAGGAACAATTGCTCCTGGAGCATTAGGGGTAATTACAGTTGATGCTGCTAGTTGTGGAACTGCAACTAATGGTGATTTAACCGCTGGTTTTAATGAAAACGATCAAATTCAATTAAGAAATGCGGCTGGAACGATTGTTATTGATGATGTACATGCATACATTACAGGCCCTGGATATTATATGGTAAGAAATGCTGGAGCATTAAGCGCAAGAGCAACTTATGTTGCGGCTGATTGGTCTACAACTCCTTTAGTTGCTGGACAATGCATTCCTAGTGCTGGTTTAGTTCCTCCAGTTAGTGTAGCGCCAACGGTTAATACACAACCTTCATACACACCATCTTGTGCTTCTACTTCAGCTACATTAACAACTTCTGGTTCTGAAGGATTTGTAGGTAGTAATCCATTAGCGTATCAGTGGTTTTATGCAGCACCGGGTAGTGCTACATGGACAGCTGTTGTTGATGGTGGCATTTATAGTGGAGCGACAACGGCTTCTTTATCAATTTCTGATATTTCTGGAGTTATTAATTATCAATATTATTGTCAAATAAGAGAGAATTCGGTAACATGTTATTCAGCAACTAATGCGGTTAAAATTACCGATACAAATGCTACAACATGGAATGGAACAGATTGGAGTAATGGTATTCCAGATGCAACTAAATTTGCAACGATTAACGGAAATTATGATACAGCATTACATGGAAGTTTTGAATGTTGTAGTTTGTTAGTAAATGCTACTTATACTTTAGATATTCAGGCTAACAATTATGTAGAAGTAACAAATGATATTACAAATAACGGTACTTTAAATGTAATGAATAATGGTTCTTTAGTTCAAATTAATGACTTAGGTGTTAATACTGGAAACATTTCATATAGAAGAGCAACAACAGGAGTTCCTTTAGATTACGTTTATTGGTCTTCTCCAGTAGATGGAGTAAATACACCAAATGGATATATTTATACTTGGAATCCAGATGTGTTAAATCCAAATGGAGGACAAGGAAATTGGGTAGCTGCTACAAATACTTTAATGCAACCTGCTGTTGGTTATATTATGAGAGGAGTTCTGTCTAGAAACTTTATTGGTGTTCCAAGGAATGGAGTTTATACTCCTACAATAAAAAGAGGTAGTGATATTGGTGCAGGTTCTGTAGGACCAAACGGCGTAATGCGATTAGATACAGATGATAACTGGAATTTACTAGGAAATCCTTATCCATCAGCTATTAGTATAGGTTCATTCTTAGCAGCAAACACTGAATTAGATGGTTTTGTTCGCTTATGGACTCATGGAACCTTACCAAGTACGGCTATTGCTGATCCGTTTTATGATAATTTCGTGTCAAATTATACAGCATCAGATTATATTGCAATTAATGGATCTGGAGCTACAAGCGGAAGTGGTACGTTAAGTGTTATTGGTGGTGGACAAAGTTTCTTTGTTTTAATGAACTCTGGAACTGCCACAACAAGTACGGCTTTATTTAACAATGCAATGCGTGATAAAGGATATTCTAATAGTCAGTTTTATAGAAGCGAAAACAATGTGTCTCATAATACCGTTGGTGGAGACGTTGAACGTCACAGAATTTGGTTAGATTTAGTTACTCCAAGTCAAACAATACGCACGTTGGTTGCTTATGTTGAAGGGGCAACTCAAGAGAAAGATAGAATGTTTGATGCTACTACTGGTTATAAATCAGCTCAAAACTTTTATTCTTTAATTGATGAAAATAACATTATGACTATTCAAGGAAGAGCGCTACCATTTGATACTGAGGACAAAGTTCCATTAGGATTTAAAACCAATGTTTCGGGGGATTATACACTTGCTCTTGCTGAAGTTGATGGATTATTTAGTGCTAATCAAAATATCTATATAGAAGATAAAGATTTAGGTGTAATTCATGATTTGAAAATAGCACCATATAATTTTATTGCTAATGATGGAATTCATAATTCAAGATTTGTATTGCGATATACTAATGAGACATTAAGTAATGAGGATTTTGAATTGAATTCAAATGTATTAATTACAGCTTCTAATACAATTTCGATTCATGCCTTAAAAGACACTATCCAAAGTGTACATGTTCACAATGTTTTAGGTCAAGATTTATTAGTTCAAAGAGAAATTAATGCAAGAACATTTGAAATTTCTTCATTACAGAAAAACACAGTGCCGTTAATAGTTCA
- a CDS encoding regulatory protein RecX, with protein sequence MKTNKTSFTLKEIYTKMEYYCSYQERCYKEVEEKLYSFSLSTTEKETVLTHLIENNFINEERFAQSFARGKHNYKFWGKNRIVNELKFRNISSRLITIALKEIPEETYLENFHLLAEKHWNSITERKGQKKNKKFVDFLLRKGYETSLIYEKLKELEAGSYYSEI encoded by the coding sequence TTGAAAACTAATAAAACCTCATTTACCTTAAAAGAAATCTATACCAAGATGGAATATTATTGTTCTTATCAGGAGCGTTGTTATAAGGAAGTGGAAGAAAAATTATATTCTTTTTCGTTATCAACTACTGAGAAAGAAACCGTATTAACTCATCTTATTGAAAATAACTTTATTAATGAAGAACGTTTTGCTCAAAGTTTTGCGCGTGGCAAACACAATTATAAATTTTGGGGCAAAAATCGTATTGTAAATGAGTTGAAATTTCGGAATATCTCCTCTCGTCTTATAACGATAGCTTTGAAAGAAATTCCAGAAGAAACTTATTTAGAAAACTTCCATCTATTAGCCGAAAAACATTGGAATAGCATTACCGAACGAAAAGGACAAAAAAAGAATAAAAAATTCGTCGATTTCTTGCTTAGAAAAGGCTATGAAACGAGTTTGATTTATGAGAAGCTGAAAGAGTTGGAAGCTGGGAGTTATTACTCCGAGATTTAA
- the thiL gene encoding thiamine-phosphate kinase has translation MLEDKNQSRTSLSQLGEFGLIEHLTKNFTVSQESTLKSIGDDAAVLNFGDKKAVISTDLLVEGVHFDLAYMPLKHLGYKAVVANVSDICAMNATPTQITVSVAVSNRFPLEALEELFDGITLASKIYNVDVIGGDTTSSQKGLIISITAIGEANSEDIVYRNGAKENDLLVVSGDIGAAYMGLQVLEREKQVFQVNPNNQPVLDDYTYLIERQLKPEARTDIKELLAKLEVKPTAMIDISDGLSSEILHLCKQSNVGCNLYEEKIPVDPQLINVCEEFNLDITTVALSGGEDYELLFTIKMEDFDKIKGNPNFTVIGHMVAATEGNHLITRANTKIALKARGWNALSE, from the coding sequence ATGTTAGAAGATAAAAATCAAAGCAGAACCAGTTTATCACAATTAGGTGAATTTGGCTTAATTGAACACTTAACAAAAAACTTTACTGTTAGTCAGGAATCAACACTAAAAAGTATTGGTGACGATGCTGCAGTACTGAATTTTGGTGATAAAAAAGCGGTAATTTCGACTGATTTATTAGTGGAAGGCGTTCATTTTGATTTGGCTTACATGCCGTTAAAACACCTAGGATACAAAGCTGTTGTTGCGAATGTATCTGATATCTGCGCCATGAATGCTACTCCAACCCAAATTACGGTTTCGGTAGCGGTTTCGAATCGTTTTCCTCTAGAAGCTTTGGAAGAATTGTTTGATGGCATAACGTTAGCCTCTAAAATTTATAATGTAGATGTAATTGGTGGCGATACCACTTCTTCGCAAAAAGGGTTAATTATTAGTATTACTGCAATTGGTGAAGCAAATTCAGAAGATATTGTGTATCGTAATGGTGCAAAAGAAAATGATTTGTTAGTAGTTTCGGGTGATATTGGGGCTGCTTACATGGGATTACAAGTTTTGGAACGCGAAAAACAAGTGTTTCAAGTGAATCCAAACAACCAACCCGTTTTAGACGATTACACGTATTTAATTGAACGTCAATTAAAACCAGAAGCTAGAACCGATATCAAAGAACTTTTAGCAAAATTAGAAGTAAAACCAACTGCCATGATTGATATTTCGGATGGTTTGTCGTCCGAGATTTTACATTTGTGTAAGCAAAGTAATGTAGGTTGTAATTTATACGAAGAGAAAATTCCAGTTGATCCACAATTGATAAATGTGTGCGAAGAATTTAATTTAGATATTACCACTGTAGCATTAAGTGGTGGCGAAGATTACGAATTGCTTTTCACCATTAAAATGGAAGATTTTGATAAAATCAAAGGCAATCCAAATTTCACCGTAATTGGACACATGGTTGCCGCTACTGAAGGAAATCATTTAATCACAAGAGCGAATACAAAGATTGCATTGAAAGCTAGAGGTTGGAATGCTTTGAGTGAGTAG
- a CDS encoding glycine--tRNA ligase — protein MAKQDDIFKNVVSHAKEYGFIFPSSEIYDGLSAVYDYAQNGVELKKNIREYWWQSMVQMHENIVGLDAAILMHPTTWKASGHVDAFNDPLIDNKDSKKRYRADVLIEDYAEKLNQKAQKEIDKARERFGAAFDEEQYKTTNPRVMEYLSKKKEILERMARSLETENLADVKALIEELEIACPESGSKNWTDVKQFNLMFGTKLGASAENAMDLYLRPETAQGIFVNFLNVQKTGRMKIPFGIAQTGKAFRNEIVARQFIFRMREFEQMEMQFFVKPGEEMKWYEYWKTTRLAWHQSLGLGKENYRFHDHEKLAHYANAAADIEFNFPFGFKELEGIHSRTDFDLKAHEQYSGKKLQYFDTEENKNYVPYVVETSVGLDRMFLAVFSKSLQEEVLEDGSTRTVLRLPSVLAPTKAAVLPLVKKDGLPEVARKIIDDLKWDFNVAYDEKDAVGRRYRRQDALGTPFCITVDHQTLEDETVTIRHRDSMQQDRVKISALRDIINNEVSMRNWLMKM, from the coding sequence ATGGCAAAACAAGATGATATTTTTAAGAATGTAGTTTCGCATGCAAAAGAATACGGATTTATATTTCCGTCAAGCGAAATTTACGATGGTTTAAGTGCGGTTTATGACTATGCACAAAATGGTGTTGAGTTAAAGAAAAACATCCGCGAATATTGGTGGCAATCGATGGTGCAAATGCATGAAAATATTGTAGGATTAGACGCTGCAATTTTAATGCATCCTACCACTTGGAAAGCTTCTGGACACGTTGATGCATTTAACGATCCATTAATCGATAATAAAGATTCTAAAAAAAGATATCGTGCCGATGTTTTAATTGAGGATTATGCCGAAAAATTAAATCAAAAAGCACAAAAAGAAATCGACAAAGCACGTGAGCGTTTTGGTGCTGCTTTTGATGAAGAGCAATACAAAACAACCAATCCACGTGTGATGGAATATTTGTCTAAAAAGAAGGAAATTTTGGAAAGAATGGCGCGTTCTTTAGAGACAGAGAACCTTGCCGATGTAAAAGCTTTAATTGAAGAATTAGAAATTGCTTGTCCAGAAAGCGGTTCAAAAAATTGGACCGATGTAAAGCAATTCAACTTAATGTTCGGAACTAAATTAGGTGCTTCTGCTGAAAACGCAATGGATTTATACCTTCGTCCAGAAACGGCTCAAGGAATTTTCGTAAATTTCTTAAATGTTCAAAAAACAGGTCGTATGAAAATTCCATTTGGAATTGCTCAAACCGGAAAAGCCTTTAGAAACGAAATCGTTGCTAGACAATTTATCTTCCGTATGCGCGAATTCGAACAAATGGAAATGCAGTTTTTCGTAAAACCAGGAGAAGAGATGAAATGGTACGAATACTGGAAAACGACACGTTTAGCTTGGCATCAATCGCTTGGTTTAGGAAAGGAAAATTATCGTTTCCATGACCACGAAAAATTAGCACATTATGCCAATGCAGCTGCCGATATCGAATTCAACTTCCCATTCGGATTCAAAGAATTAGAAGGAATTCACTCGAGAACCGATTTCGATTTGAAAGCGCACGAACAATATTCAGGTAAAAAATTACAATATTTTGACACGGAAGAAAACAAAAACTATGTGCCTTATGTAGTAGAAACTTCGGTGGGATTAGACAGAATGTTCTTAGCTGTTTTCTCAAAATCACTACAAGAAGAAGTGTTAGAAGATGGTTCTACAAGAACAGTTTTACGTTTACCTTCGGTTTTAGCACCAACAAAAGCTGCTGTTTTACCATTGGTAAAAAAAGACGGCTTACCAGAAGTTGCACGTAAAATCATCGATGATTTGAAATGGGATTTCAATGTAGCGTATGACGAAAAAGATGCTGTAGGAAGACGTTACAGAAGACAAGATGCTTTAGGAACACCATTCTGTATTACAGTAGATCATCAAACATTAGAAGATGAAACGGTAACTATCCGTCACAGAGATTCTATGCAACAAGATAGAGTGAAAATTTCAGCATTACGCGATATTATCAATAATGAAGTTTCGATGAGAAATTGGTTGATGAAAATGTAG
- a CDS encoding ComF family protein — MLKNLINLLYPKLCNGCNSLLLKNEYTICSACIHDLPYTNHHKLEDNDTTKKFYGIIPIEFGGSLFYFHQKGIVQNLVHNLKYRNKQEIGTYLGKLHANELKVLTESKKFTEIIPVPLHPKRLKERGYNQITTYGMALSTELNIPYNPTLLFRNRYSKTQTKKDREKRKEVSNSLFDVTFSEKDHNQHFLLIDDVITSGATLEACAKALLKIPNSKVSIVTIAYTLS; from the coding sequence ATGCTTAAAAACCTGATTAACTTACTTTATCCCAAACTTTGTAACGGATGTAATTCATTACTATTAAAGAATGAATATACTATCTGTAGCGCTTGTATTCACGACCTTCCGTATACCAATCATCATAAATTAGAAGACAATGATACAACAAAAAAATTTTATGGCATAATTCCGATTGAATTTGGAGGTTCCTTATTTTATTTTCATCAAAAAGGAATTGTCCAAAATCTTGTACACAATTTAAAGTATAGGAACAAACAAGAAATAGGAACTTATTTGGGAAAACTTCATGCAAATGAATTAAAAGTACTTACCGAAAGTAAAAAATTTACTGAAATTATTCCGGTTCCACTTCATCCAAAAAGATTAAAAGAAAGAGGATATAATCAAATTACAACCTATGGAATGGCTTTGTCTACTGAACTTAACATTCCATACAATCCAACTCTTCTTTTTAGAAACAGATACTCTAAAACGCAAACCAAAAAAGATAGAGAAAAAAGGAAAGAAGTTTCAAACTCATTATTTGATGTTACCTTCTCTGAAAAAGATCACAACCAACATTTTTTACTAATTGATGATGTAATTACTTCTGGAGCCACATTAGAGGCTTGCGCAAAAGCATTACTAAAAATCCCGAATAGCAAAGTTAGTATTGTTACAATTGCCTATACCCTTTCTTAA